A portion of the Musa acuminata AAA Group cultivar baxijiao chromosome BXJ1-1, Cavendish_Baxijiao_AAA, whole genome shotgun sequence genome contains these proteins:
- the LOC135587146 gene encoding heavy metal-associated isoprenylated plant protein 2-like, whose translation MKKIVLKVSVMCTKCKICIMTIISKFDGIVSIAMDVEKSTVTIVGAVDAVGVVKALRKAKKPAEIVSVGDPDKKKEEDKKKPEDCKLPPCCNACRTAVVWLDEPSACTIS comes from the exons ATGAAG AAGATCGTGTTGAAGGTCAGCGTCATGTGCACCAAGTGCAAGATCTGCATCATGACCATCATCTCCAAGTTCGACG GGATTGTTTCGATCGCGATGGACGTGGAGAAGAGCACGGTGACGATAGTGGGGGCGGTGGACGCGGTGGGCGTGGTGAAAGCGCTGAGGAAGGCGAAGAAGCCGGCGGAGATCGTCAGCGTGGGCGATCCGgacaagaagaaggaggaggataaGAAGAAGCCTGAGGACTGCAAGTTGCCGCCGTGCTGCAACGCCTGCCGGACCGCCGTCGTGTGGCTGGATGAACCAAGCGCCTGCACCATATCCTGA